The genomic window CCGCGTCGACGAGGACGGCTACGAGCAGTTCACCGAGGTGTTCATCCACGACATCGGGAAGAACCCCGACAAGAAGGTGGGCGCGCTCAACTACGGCTTCACGCTCGTCGAGGGCTACGACTACCTGCTCGGCGTCGACGGTGACACGGTCGCCGACCCGACCGCGATCGAGTCGCTCGAAGCCGAGATCGTCTCGGACAGTCGCATCGGCGGCATCTCCGCAATTTTCTCGATCGATGACGAGCCGTTCAAGAAGCAGATCGTCCCGGCGTTCCTCATCGCCGGCCAGCGCACACAGTTCGCCGCGTTCAACATGCAGAACATGCTCCGGGGCCGCAACATGGCCGTGCTCGGCGGACAGTACTCGATCTTCTCCGTCCAGGCGCTGCGCGACGCCATGGAGCAGAACCACCAGTCCACCCCGTGGGTCAAGGACTCCGAGGTGGAGGACTCGCTCCTGTCGCTGCAGATCAAGAGCGCGGGCTACCTCACGAAGATCAGCGCCCGCGCCCGTGCCGACGTCGGTGGCATGACCACCGTACGCTCGCTCGACGCCCAGCAGGTCAAGTGGAACTACGGCGCGATCGAGCTCATGTGGCCCGGCCAGCGCGGCGACACCAAGGGACAGCCGCTCCACCCGAACCTCCGACTGCGGTGGCTCGAAAACGCGGAGATGCTCCTCAACATGGTCACGCGCATCCTCTTCGTCGTGCTGCTCGCCGGCTCGCTGTCGATCCACGCCTTCGTGTTCAGCCCAGTGTGGCTCATCCCACCGCTGATCGCGATCCTCCTCAACCTGCGTATCGCGCTGTCGATGAAGAAGCGGAACGTGCGCGACATCCTCTTCGCGGTCCTCGTCTTCCCGGCCGAGTTCTACATGTGGATCCGCATGGGGCACTTCATCCGAGCCTGGTCGAAGTTCGCCTCGAACAAGAAGGTCGACAACTGGGCCGAGCAGGCGAAGGCCGAGCGAGGCTCGGGCAACGCGCACCTCGCGCCGCTCCTGTTCGTCCTCGCCGCCATCATCGCCATCGTCGCCGCCTGGACCCAGCTCTCCCCCGTCGTCCAGTCCACGATCCTCTGGGCGGGCTGGCCGGTCCTCGGCGTCATCACCGTGCTCCAGACGCTCAGCATGTTCGGCAAGCTCATCCGTCGTCAGCGCGGCTACCGGGTGTGACCTCCCCCGACCCGGGCACGGTCGACGCCGACGAACTGCGCAGGTTGCTCCGAGAACTCTCGGGCGACCTGCGCAGTCGTCGTCGCTTCGTCCAGACCTACGTCGAGATGTGGCCCGTCCGTCTGGCGCGTCTGCGAGCGGCTCTCGACGCCGACGACGCCGACGAGGCCAAGGTCGTGCTCCTGAGCATCCGCTCCTCCAGCGTCATGCTCGGCGTGATCGGGGTGTCCGGACTCGCGAGTGCCGGGCTCCGGGCGATCGAGCTGGGGCAGTTCGAACGCGCGCGCGAGATCCACGGCGCGCTCGACGAGGTCGGCCGTCGGAGCTGCGACCGGCTGCTCGAACTCGACGCGGCGGACGCGGCGGAATCCTGAGCTCCGGCCACCCGGCGTCGTTCGTCGCCGGTGAGCCTGCGTCGCGGTCGGGACCGCGGCGTTCTCAGTCGTCGGAGGTCATGCGGTAGCCGACGCCGCGCACCGTCTCGATGAACCGCGGCGCCACCGTGCTGTCCGCGAGCTTCCGTCGCAGGTTGGCGAGATGCACCTCGATCGCACGCTTGTCGGCTTCGCTGACGTAGTAGGCCGTGATGTAACTCTCGCCACGGAGCATGAGCGCGAGATCAGCCTTGCTGCGCACCCGACGACGGGACTCCATGAGTGCCTGCAACAGGTCGAACTCGCTCCGGGTGAGGTCCACTTCGGTGCCGTCGACCTCGACGATGCGGGTCGCCGAGCTGAGCTTCAGACCGCGGTGGACGAGCCACCCCTCGCCGTCGTCAGGCGCCGCGGCGACCGGTTGCATGATGATCGGGACGACCGACTGACCGACGGGCGCGACATGACGCGCGACGGTCTCGTGCACGATCGTGGGGTCGGGCGACGACATCTGCTGCTGCAGCGGCGGCGTGGCGACCTGGGCCGGCGCGGCCGGAGCGGCTGCAGCCGGCGCCACCGCGGTCGGAGCCGGTTGTGCCGGTGCCACAGCGGCGACGGCCGGAGCATCCCCGTTCGCGCGAGGCCGACGGAGCATCGCCTCGATGCGGGCACGGAGCTCGCGCGGACGGAACGGCTTGGTCATGTAGTCGTCGGCGCCGGAGTCGAGGCCCTGCAGGGTGTCGATCTCGTCGCCGCGCGCGGTGAGCATGACGATGTAGGTGGAACTGATGGCGCGGATGCGCTTGGCAGCCTCGAACCCGTCGATACCCGGCATGCTGACGTCGAGGGTCGTGACGAGGGGGTTGTGCGTCCGGACCGCCTCCACTCCGTCGAGACCGTTCGCTGCGGACACCGTCTCGAAGCCGGCCTGCTCCAGGACGGTCTCGAGCAGTTGGCGGATGTCCGCGTCGTCTTCGATGACGACCGCG from Plantibacter flavus includes these protein-coding regions:
- a CDS encoding glycosyltransferase, which produces MSELEARPDNARPNAQQPDPRYIQTQPLLAPELEAYANEFIDSVNSLPEYRATIGCIIPAYNEEESLPAVLASLLEQTRMPDVIHVVINNTTDRSVDVAAPYAGPHSRVDEDGYEQFTEVFIHDIGKNPDKKVGALNYGFTLVEGYDYLLGVDGDTVADPTAIESLEAEIVSDSRIGGISAIFSIDDEPFKKQIVPAFLIAGQRTQFAAFNMQNMLRGRNMAVLGGQYSIFSVQALRDAMEQNHQSTPWVKDSEVEDSLLSLQIKSAGYLTKISARARADVGGMTTVRSLDAQQVKWNYGAIELMWPGQRGDTKGQPLHPNLRLRWLENAEMLLNMVTRILFVVLLAGSLSIHAFVFSPVWLIPPLIAILLNLRIALSMKKRNVRDILFAVLVFPAEFYMWIRMGHFIRAWSKFASNKKVDNWAEQAKAERGSGNAHLAPLLFVLAAIIAIVAAWTQLSPVVQSTILWAGWPVLGVITVLQTLSMFGKLIRRQRGYRV
- a CDS encoding response regulator transcription factor, which codes for MTEELSERRTAVVIEDDADIRQLLETVLEQAGFETVSAANGLDGVEAVRTHNPLVTTLDVSMPGIDGFEAAKRIRAISSTYIVMLTARGDEIDTLQGLDSGADDYMTKPFRPRELRARIEAMLRRPRANGDAPAVAAVAPAQPAPTAVAPAAAAPAAPAQVATPPLQQQMSSPDPTIVHETVARHVAPVGQSVVPIIMQPVAAAPDDGEGWLVHRGLKLSSATRIVEVDGTEVDLTRSEFDLLQALMESRRRVRSKADLALMLRGESYITAYYVSEADKRAIEVHLANLRRKLADSTVAPRFIETVRGVGYRMTSDD